A portion of the Sulfurospirillum diekertiae genome contains these proteins:
- a CDS encoding rod shape-determining protein, with protein MFSLLRSSNAFAIDLGTNNTLVYQPSRGIILDEPTSISFDTKRSSFFDSGASSRRMWGKNPQHIEVMHPLSKGAIANLTVAKAYIKEVIARIAQSRFFKPTILVSVPSDLNSMERGAVVEACKDGGAREVMLIKDPFSAALGSMQEIELPKGVLVLDIGAGVSDISLLSCNGIVMSKSLRVAGNDLDEAIIEYFKANKRILISHNDAEHLKKELGNLINREEVTMQINVKNLVSRLPERFVASSHDVHQAIMPLVDKMVSLTHRMLSELPPAFAQDIYDQGILLTGGSSMLLGLDCYLSAKLEIAVNVVDNPLQNIILGAGRAMEDVRYSSLLGA; from the coding sequence ATGTTTTCTCTCCTTCGTTCTTCCAATGCCTTTGCCATTGATCTTGGCACGAATAATACACTTGTATATCAACCCAGTCGTGGAATTATTTTAGATGAGCCTACCTCTATTTCATTCGATACAAAACGAAGTTCTTTTTTTGATAGTGGCGCTTCTTCAAGGCGAATGTGGGGTAAAAATCCTCAACATATCGAAGTGATGCATCCTCTTTCCAAAGGAGCAATTGCCAATTTAACCGTTGCAAAAGCTTATATTAAAGAGGTCATTGCGCGTATCGCTCAGAGCCGATTTTTCAAACCAACGATTCTTGTGAGTGTTCCAAGCGATCTTAATTCGATGGAACGGGGTGCTGTGGTGGAAGCGTGTAAAGATGGAGGTGCTCGTGAAGTAATGCTCATTAAAGACCCTTTTTCTGCCGCTCTTGGCTCCATGCAAGAGATAGAATTACCGAAAGGTGTTTTGGTGCTGGATATTGGAGCTGGGGTAAGCGATATTTCACTTCTTTCGTGTAATGGGATTGTAATGTCAAAGTCTCTCCGTGTTGCTGGAAATGACCTGGATGAGGCAATTATTGAGTATTTTAAAGCGAACAAGCGTATTCTCATTTCACACAATGATGCAGAGCATTTAAAAAAAGAGCTTGGAAATCTTATCAATCGTGAAGAAGTAACAATGCAGATCAATGTCAAAAATCTCGTCTCACGTCTTCCCGAGCGCTTTGTGGCAAGTTCTCATGATGTGCATCAAGCGATTATGCCTTTAGTAGATAAAATGGTTTCACTGACTCACCGCATGCTTTCAGAACTTCCTCCTGCCTTTGCACAAGATATTTACGATCAGGGTATTTTACTGACAGGTGGCTCTTCAATGCTGCTAGGGTTAGATTGTTATCTTTCTGCTAAGTTAGAAATAGCGGTCAATGTTGTGGATAATCCTTTACAAAATATTATTCTAGGAGCAGGGCGAGCCATGGAAGATGTCCGTTATAGCTCCCTTTTAGGCGCATAA
- the gdhA gene encoding NADP-specific glutamate dehydrogenase, producing MSVKRYIDKVLQSTIESTPGQTEFYQAVEEVLTSLEPLLQAESKYDQYNILERIVIPERQILFRVVWIDDQGKIQTNIGYRVQFNSSIGPYKGGLRFHPSVNLGIIKFLGFEQTFKNSLTGLAIGGAKGGSNFDPKGKSEGEIMRFCQSFMVELSKHIGETKDIPAGDIGVGGREIGYLFGEYKRLTGRFEGALTGKGLNWGGSLARTEATGYGSVYFAENILNKVGDSLKGKVCTVSGAGNVALYTIQKLYDMGALPVTCSDSRGMIYDKNGIDFNALKAIKEIARKDLSEYLNVHAEATYIPVSQYPEGTNAVWSIPCFAAFPSATQNELNLNDIQILYKNGCRLVNEGANMPSTPQAIDFMLAHKMFYGPAKAANAGGVATSQLEMSQNASMQKWSFAEVDSKLRGIMKNIFELSYKTSKEFGDEGNLMLGANIAGFRKVADSMIDQGAV from the coding sequence ATGTCCGTGAAACGTTATATTGATAAAGTTCTTCAATCCACGATTGAGAGTACCCCTGGCCAAACTGAGTTTTACCAAGCGGTTGAGGAGGTTTTAACCTCGCTTGAACCGCTTTTACAGGCAGAATCCAAATACGATCAGTACAATATACTAGAGCGTATTGTCATTCCTGAACGTCAAATTCTCTTTCGTGTTGTCTGGATCGATGATCAAGGAAAAATCCAAACCAATATTGGTTACCGTGTACAGTTTAACTCTTCCATAGGACCCTATAAAGGCGGTCTTCGTTTTCATCCCAGTGTTAATCTTGGTATTATCAAGTTTTTAGGCTTTGAGCAGACCTTTAAAAACTCTCTGACAGGGCTTGCCATTGGTGGTGCAAAGGGTGGCAGTAATTTTGACCCTAAAGGTAAAAGTGAAGGTGAAATCATGCGCTTTTGCCAATCGTTTATGGTGGAACTCTCCAAACATATTGGAGAGACAAAAGACATCCCTGCGGGTGATATTGGTGTCGGTGGGCGTGAGATTGGCTATCTGTTTGGTGAGTATAAACGCTTAACGGGTCGTTTTGAAGGGGCATTAACGGGCAAAGGACTCAACTGGGGAGGTTCGCTCGCTCGAACAGAAGCGACAGGCTATGGTTCAGTCTATTTTGCAGAAAATATTCTCAACAAAGTGGGTGACTCCCTTAAAGGCAAAGTATGCACCGTATCAGGAGCAGGCAATGTGGCACTTTATACGATTCAAAAGCTCTATGATATGGGAGCGCTACCTGTGACATGCAGTGACTCTCGTGGGATGATCTACGATAAAAACGGCATTGATTTTAATGCACTTAAAGCCATTAAAGAGATTGCACGTAAAGATTTAAGTGAATACCTTAACGTTCATGCTGAAGCGACCTACATTCCTGTCAGTCAATATCCCGAGGGAACGAATGCTGTCTGGAGTATCCCTTGTTTTGCAGCATTTCCTAGTGCAACACAAAATGAACTCAACCTAAACGACATTCAAATTCTTTATAAAAACGGTTGTCGGCTGGTTAATGAAGGAGCGAATATGCCAAGCACCCCGCAAGCGATTGACTTCATGTTGGCTCACAAAATGTTTTACGGCCCTGCAAAGGCTGCCAATGCCGGTGGTGTTGCCACCAGTCAATTAGAGATGAGCCAAAATGCAAGCATGCAAAAATGGAGTTTTGCCGAAGTCGATAGTAAACTCAGAGGCATTATGAAAAATATTTTTGAGCTTTCCTATAAAACATCTAAAGAGTTTGGCGATGAAGGGAACTTGATGTTGGGTGCGAATATTGCAGGATTTCGAAAAGTGGCTGACTCGATGATTGATCAAGGGGCAGTATAG
- the mnmA gene encoding tRNA 2-thiouridine(34) synthase MnmA, with protein MKIALLMSGGIDSSYSAYLLKNQGHEVIGIYLKLHEDEKKHAINIANIEKVSHHLGIETHVLDAKALFKEHVYDYFVRSYEQGLTPNPCAFCNPKMKFGFAFEKAMEMGCDKIATGHYARIENGHIKEAFDMSKDQSYFLFGLKKEVIDKIIFPLGNMLKNDIKPIALKELPWLGTLETYKESQEICFVTDTYIEVLKKHINVDQKGLIKDVNGKVIGEHKGYMHYTIGKRKGLTINGAHDPHFVVNIDAKTNTVIAGTKEDLLQTQVVAENFSLSNDFQEGEYAVKVRYRSPKTKAYVKIDNGKIIANLEEGVFGLASGQALVVYQDDLVIGGGWIEA; from the coding sequence ATGAAAATTGCACTCCTTATGAGCGGCGGTATTGACTCCAGTTATTCCGCTTATCTGCTCAAAAACCAAGGGCATGAGGTCATTGGCATCTATCTCAAACTCCATGAGGATGAGAAAAAACATGCGATTAACATCGCTAACATCGAAAAAGTCAGCCATCATTTGGGCATTGAGACCCATGTATTAGACGCTAAAGCCCTTTTTAAAGAGCATGTCTATGACTACTTTGTGAGATCGTATGAGCAAGGACTCACGCCCAATCCGTGTGCCTTTTGTAACCCTAAAATGAAATTTGGGTTTGCGTTTGAAAAAGCGATGGAGATGGGATGCGACAAAATTGCCACAGGACATTACGCACGCATTGAAAACGGTCATATCAAAGAAGCATTTGATATGAGCAAAGATCAAAGCTATTTCCTCTTTGGGCTTAAAAAAGAGGTGATCGATAAGATCATTTTCCCACTAGGAAACATGCTTAAAAATGATATTAAACCTATTGCACTCAAAGAATTACCGTGGCTGGGAACATTAGAAACCTACAAAGAGTCTCAAGAAATTTGTTTTGTCACCGACACCTATATTGAAGTGTTGAAAAAACATATCAACGTCGATCAAAAGGGATTGATCAAAGATGTGAATGGCAAGGTGATTGGTGAACATAAAGGGTACATGCACTACACGATTGGCAAGCGCAAAGGCTTAACCATCAACGGAGCACACGACCCACATTTTGTCGTCAATATCGATGCGAAGACCAATACCGTGATTGCAGGAACCAAAGAAGACCTGCTTCAAACCCAAGTGGTTGCCGAAAATTTCTCGTTAAGTAACGATTTTCAAGAGGGTGAATATGCGGTTAAAGTACGCTACCGAAGTCCTAAAACCAAAGCGTATGTGAAAATTGACAATGGCAAGATCATCGCCAATCTTGAAGAGGGCGTTTTTGGACTCGCAAGCGGGCAAGCGCTCGTTGTCTACCAAGATGACCTCGTTATCGGCGGCGGTTGGATCGAAGCGTAA
- a CDS encoding C-GCAxxG-C-C family protein produces the protein MNESVEQKALEYFSNGYVCSEAVLKTIAEKHDIDSPLIPAIASGFGSGLSRSEGGLCGAYSGGVMALSLLQGRTNASAPKDPLYHNVQLFKERFEKAFGSCECAKLLGFSLSSPDAGEKFKEGNCKTCKCDLYVVYAVKEVEHMLTCKAEEPL, from the coding sequence ATGAATGAATCGGTTGAGCAAAAAGCATTAGAGTATTTTTCAAATGGGTATGTGTGCAGTGAAGCAGTTTTAAAAACCATCGCAGAAAAACATGACATTGATTCGCCATTGATTCCTGCCATTGCCTCAGGATTTGGAAGTGGTTTGTCACGCAGCGAAGGTGGACTTTGTGGAGCATATAGTGGTGGAGTTATGGCACTTTCCCTGCTTCAAGGACGAACAAATGCAAGTGCACCCAAAGATCCACTTTATCACAATGTACAACTCTTTAAAGAGCGTTTTGAAAAAGCCTTTGGAAGCTGTGAATGTGCCAAACTTTTGGGCTTTTCACTCAGTTCTCCTGATGCAGGAGAAAAATTTAAAGAGGGCAACTGCAAAACCTGTAAGTGCGATCTTTATGTGGTTTATGCGGTTAAAGAGGTAGAACATATGCTTACATGTAAAGCAGAAGAGCCATTGTAA
- a CDS encoding TerC family protein, translating to MLESLFTAEALMALLTLTALEIVLGIDNIIFIAILVGRLPAHQRDKGRVFGLGLAMITRIMLLLSLFWIMKLTTPLFTLFSYAISGRDLILILGGLFLLAKSTTEIHQDIEEVGEEEKELKKGSRGFFNTLIQIAVLDIVFSLDSVITAVGMANNIIIMIVAVVLAVGVMMFASKAISDFIDANPTIKILALSFLILVGVTLIAEGFGLHISKAYVYFAMAFSLAVESINIYSRKKKS from the coding sequence ATGCTCGAATCACTATTTACCGCCGAAGCACTTATGGCATTATTAACATTAACGGCTTTAGAAATTGTTCTTGGAATTGATAATATTATTTTTATTGCTATTCTCGTAGGACGTTTGCCTGCCCATCAAAGAGATAAAGGTCGAGTTTTTGGACTAGGCCTTGCGATGATCACACGGATCATGCTCCTTCTTTCACTCTTTTGGATTATGAAGCTGACAACACCCCTTTTTACTCTTTTTTCCTATGCTATTTCAGGACGCGATCTCATTTTGATTCTGGGGGGTCTCTTTCTCCTTGCTAAGTCAACAACCGAAATTCATCAAGATATTGAAGAGGTAGGTGAAGAGGAAAAAGAGCTTAAAAAAGGTTCACGTGGCTTTTTTAATACACTCATTCAGATTGCTGTTTTGGACATTGTTTTCTCTCTTGATTCTGTCATTACGGCTGTGGGCATGGCAAACAATATTATTATTATGATTGTGGCCGTTGTCCTTGCGGTAGGAGTGATGATGTTCGCAAGTAAGGCTATTTCTGATTTCATCGATGCTAATCCTACCATTAAAATCTTAGCACTCTCTTTTTTGATTTTAGTTGGTGTGACGCTTATTGCTGAAGGGTTTGGGCTTCATATCTCAAAAGCCTATGTTTATTTTGCGATGGCATTTTCTCTTGCCGTTGAGTCGATTAATATTTACAGTCGTAAGAAAAAAAGCTAA
- a CDS encoding arsenate reductase ArsC, with protein sequence MKKVLILCTGNSCRSIIAEALVNAHLKGIEAYSAGVRASGYVNAYAKKVLEEEGIWKESYHSKTLDEVLHVNFDLVVTVCDHAKESCPMFPRPIPKIHVGFSDPDGKDYGAFILTYKAIQAELLPIIEKELSDV encoded by the coding sequence ATGAAAAAAGTACTGATTTTATGTACGGGCAACAGTTGTCGAAGTATTATTGCAGAAGCTTTGGTAAACGCACATTTAAAAGGCATCGAAGCGTATAGTGCGGGAGTTCGTGCAAGCGGATATGTCAATGCGTATGCGAAAAAAGTCTTAGAAGAAGAGGGTATTTGGAAAGAGAGCTATCACTCTAAAACACTCGATGAGGTTTTACATGTAAACTTCGATTTGGTAGTCACGGTATGCGATCATGCCAAAGAGAGCTGTCCGATGTTTCCTCGTCCTATCCCTAAAATTCATGTGGGGTTTTCCGATCCTGATGGTAAAGATTATGGGGCATTTATTCTTACATATAAAGCAATTCAAGCAGAGCTTTTGCCTATCATTGAAAAAGAGCTAAGCGATGTTTGA
- a CDS encoding thioredoxin family protein: MKIEILGTGCAKCQALTLHVKEAVAKKGLFAQIEKVEDLMQIMHYGVTSTPALVIDGKVVSSGKLLSVDEIVALLG, from the coding sequence ATGAAGATTGAAATTTTAGGAACAGGCTGTGCTAAATGTCAAGCGTTGACATTACATGTAAAAGAGGCTGTGGCTAAAAAAGGGCTGTTTGCACAAATCGAAAAAGTAGAAGATCTCATGCAAATTATGCATTATGGAGTGACTTCTACACCTGCTTTGGTTATTGATGGCAAAGTTGTTAGTAGTGGTAAATTGTTAAGTGTCGATGAAATTGTGGCACTCTTAGGGTAG
- a CDS encoding permease, translating into MFDVWEKMVDYLVYGLFGLDASTQKAEVVHFFIFDTVKIYILLVLIIFAVSFLRTYFNTDKVRVYLQGKSEFTGNVLAALFGIITPFCSCSAIPLFLGFMQARIPLGITFSFLISSPMNNEIAIALLFGLFGWKITALYIGFGLLVAILGGFTVGKLGMEKYVLIPVVPMSGDLEEVEIKLTVKKRVKESWDYTLDILQKIYLYVMIGVGIGAFIHGYVPTELIVKYAGSNAWYSVPFAVLLGVPMYSNAAGVMPLIEVLTSKGMLLGTALSFMMAITALSLPEAMILKRILHVKLIALFFGIVALGIMGVGYLFNALL; encoded by the coding sequence ATGTTTGATGTATGGGAAAAGATGGTAGATTATCTGGTCTATGGGTTGTTCGGCCTGGATGCTTCGACACAAAAAGCAGAGGTAGTTCATTTTTTCATCTTTGATACGGTGAAAATTTACATTCTTTTAGTGCTGATTATTTTTGCAGTGAGTTTTTTGAGAACCTATTTTAATACCGACAAAGTACGCGTCTATTTGCAAGGTAAAAGTGAGTTCACAGGCAATGTTTTAGCAGCACTTTTTGGCATTATTACGCCATTTTGCAGTTGCTCTGCGATTCCTCTGTTTTTAGGTTTCATGCAAGCACGCATTCCGCTTGGTATTACCTTTAGTTTTTTGATTTCAAGTCCAATGAACAACGAAATTGCGATTGCCCTTTTATTCGGACTTTTTGGCTGGAAAATCACGGCACTGTACATTGGCTTTGGGCTTTTGGTTGCCATTCTAGGCGGTTTTACTGTTGGTAAGCTGGGGATGGAAAAATATGTTCTCATTCCTGTTGTGCCAATGAGTGGTGATTTGGAAGAGGTTGAGATTAAACTTACGGTGAAAAAAAGAGTCAAAGAGTCGTGGGATTACACGCTGGATATTTTACAAAAAATCTATCTCTATGTGATGATTGGTGTTGGTATAGGAGCATTTATTCATGGGTATGTTCCAACAGAATTGATCGTCAAATATGCAGGAAGCAATGCGTGGTACAGTGTTCCTTTCGCTGTACTGTTAGGTGTTCCGATGTATTCTAATGCGGCAGGCGTGATGCCTTTGATCGAGGTCTTAACCAGCAAAGGGATGTTGCTTGGTACGGCTCTGAGTTTTATGATGGCAATTACAGCCCTTAGTTTACCCGAAGCGATGATCTTAAAGCGCATTTTACATGTAAAGCTGATTGCCCTCTTTTTTGGCATTGTTGCCCTTGGAATTATGGGCGTTGGGTATCTGTTTAACGCACTGTTATGA
- the cobA gene encoding uroporphyrinogen-III C-methyltransferase: MSTLGIALTPKRTLLIGAGKVAAQKARVLDSLDFAYEIVAESRLDAYFDSKIFTCKTFEDSDAEGFEVIIDATGNEQVTQRLVALKPIHHFWLNVVDVPELCDFYFSALTRRGDIQVAVSSGGSSPTLAQVIRDKIEKILPRDLTALIDRLKTERKKPDRDLDKLKEIAKAGVGKVFLIGCGTGYVGNLTLDALNAFELLDVALVDALVSEEIRALIPLTCKVVDVSKKKGFHSKSQDEINALLVEYAKQGLVVGRLKGGDPLLFGRLGEEKQVLAQHGIAFEVINGITSALRSCTVSGIVPTIRDISKGVTIVSAHLRETLFNDDWVSILKQPLHTVIVLMAHSFAKKIEDAIAKQNIDPNLPAAFVSKIDLPDQVTIVGTVGKLDKMSALCATPAVLIIGECVARENIVPAENSGKIIYM, from the coding sequence ATGAGCACTCTAGGCATCGCACTCACGCCAAAACGCACGCTTTTGATCGGGGCGGGCAAAGTCGCCGCACAAAAAGCGCGCGTACTGGACAGTCTTGATTTTGCGTACGAAATCGTCGCAGAATCAAGGCTCGATGCCTATTTTGATTCCAAAATCTTTACATGTAAAACGTTTGAGGACAGTGATGCTGAGGGTTTTGAGGTGATTATTGATGCGACGGGCAATGAGCAAGTGACCCAGCGTTTGGTCGCGCTCAAACCGATTCATCATTTTTGGCTCAACGTGGTTGATGTGCCAGAACTGTGCGATTTTTACTTTAGCGCACTCACGCGTCGTGGTGACATTCAAGTCGCTGTCAGCAGTGGCGGCAGTTCGCCCACCTTGGCACAAGTGATTCGTGATAAGATCGAGAAAATTTTACCGCGTGATTTGACTGCACTCATCGACAGACTGAAAACCGAGCGCAAAAAGCCAGACCGTGATTTGGATAAACTCAAAGAGATCGCCAAAGCAGGTGTGGGAAAAGTCTTTTTGATCGGCTGTGGAACGGGGTATGTGGGTAATCTCACATTAGATGCTTTAAATGCCTTTGAACTGCTCGATGTTGCGTTGGTGGATGCGTTGGTTTCAGAGGAAATTCGCGCCCTCATTCCGCTTACATGTAAAGTGGTCGATGTGAGCAAAAAGAAAGGATTTCACTCTAAAAGCCAAGATGAAATTAACGCGCTTTTGGTCGAATATGCCAAACAAGGACTTGTCGTTGGACGCCTTAAAGGTGGCGACCCGCTTCTGTTTGGTCGCTTGGGAGAAGAGAAACAAGTTTTGGCACAACATGGCATTGCATTTGAGGTGATCAATGGCATTACCTCAGCCCTAAGATCATGCACCGTTTCAGGTATTGTGCCCACGATTCGTGATATTTCCAAAGGGGTGACTATCGTCTCTGCGCACCTTCGTGAGACGCTTTTTAACGATGATTGGGTGAGCATTTTAAAACAGCCTTTGCATACGGTCATTGTTTTAATGGCGCACAGTTTTGCGAAAAAAATCGAAGATGCCATAGCCAAACAAAACATCGACCCCAACCTTCCTGCGGCATTTGTCTCGAAGATTGACCTGCCCGATCAAGTCACCATAGTGGGAACTGTGGGAAAATTAGATAAAATGAGCGCATTATGTGCCACACCAGCGGTCTTAATCATCGGTGAGTGCGTCGCACGTGAGAACATAGTACCCGCTGAGAATAGCGGAAAAATTATTTACATGTAA
- a CDS encoding rhodanese-like domain-containing protein: MQNVVIAVLLMVGLLHADELKKVSFEEYLLHFDYKERENMKIKTPDMLVLIEEGKAILVDVRFREEFEVWHMNFAKNIPLNELPKRLNELPKDKLIITACPHNDRSNLARLFLVQNGYNAKYLNDGLLKVAEFLRGDNAKEFLEEYQASKEKK, encoded by the coding sequence ATGCAAAACGTAGTGATAGCTGTTTTATTGATGGTGGGTTTGCTGCATGCAGATGAGCTCAAAAAGGTAAGTTTTGAGGAGTATCTTCTCCATTTTGACTATAAAGAGCGTGAAAATATGAAGATCAAAACACCGGATATGTTGGTTCTGATTGAAGAGGGGAAAGCCATCTTGGTGGATGTCCGTTTTCGTGAAGAGTTTGAAGTGTGGCATATGAATTTTGCGAAAAATATTCCGCTCAATGAACTGCCAAAACGTTTGAATGAGCTTCCCAAAGATAAGCTTATCATCACCGCATGTCCGCATAATGACAGATCCAACCTTGCACGTCTTTTTTTGGTGCAAAATGGGTATAACGCAAAGTATCTCAACGATGGGCTTTTAAAAGTGGCTGAGTTTTTACGTGGGGATAATGCAAAAGAGTTTTTAGAGGAATATCAAGCTTCCAAGGAGAAAAAATGA
- a CDS encoding aminotransferase class I/II-fold pyridoxal phosphate-dependent enzyme translates to MGFTTKALHAKPAHKDQHGAMRFPIYQSSAFEFEKAEDLEAVFKGQKMGHVYTRSSNPSIEEFELKIKAISGAFGVIATATGMAAISNALFALVKSGDNILTTKFLFGNTLSLFQTLFSDFGVEVRYVDVNDLEEISKNIDAKTRLLFCESVSNPQLIVPDFAAIKSVLKEHNVPLILDTTMTPWNIFDAKKHGADIEIISATKYISGGGHVLGGLIVDNGTFNWKNHVNLEPFFKKFGPFAFMARLRKETFRNLGASLSAQSAYLLSLGLETMDLRVQRSCSNALAVAKHLQSKTDVVSVDYPFLENSRAYANASKQFSGGGAIVTFSLENKEKAYAFLNALAIIKRGTNIQDNKSLVIAPYHTIYAEYTDEQKASYELNEGMIRLSVGIEDLEDLLADIDQALAH, encoded by the coding sequence ATGGGATTTACCACCAAAGCATTGCACGCCAAACCTGCACACAAAGACCAACATGGCGCAATGCGCTTCCCCATCTACCAAAGTTCAGCCTTTGAGTTTGAAAAAGCGGAAGATTTAGAGGCTGTTTTTAAAGGTCAAAAGATGGGGCATGTCTACACACGCTCCTCAAACCCTTCCATCGAAGAGTTTGAACTCAAAATCAAAGCCATCAGTGGTGCTTTTGGGGTTATCGCTACGGCAACAGGTATGGCGGCGATCTCTAATGCGCTGTTTGCACTGGTGAAAAGTGGCGACAACATCCTCACCACTAAATTTTTGTTCGGCAACACGCTCTCGTTGTTTCAAACCCTTTTCAGCGATTTTGGAGTGGAAGTACGTTATGTCGATGTGAATGATCTTGAGGAAATCTCGAAAAATATCGATGCAAAAACACGTCTGCTTTTTTGTGAAAGCGTAAGCAATCCACAACTGATCGTGCCTGATTTTGCAGCAATTAAAAGTGTTTTAAAAGAACACAACGTTCCTTTAATACTCGATACAACGATGACACCATGGAATATTTTTGATGCGAAAAAACATGGCGCAGATATAGAGATTATCTCCGCAACCAAATACATCAGCGGTGGTGGGCATGTTTTGGGTGGTTTAATTGTCGACAATGGCACGTTTAACTGGAAAAACCATGTGAATTTGGAGCCTTTTTTCAAAAAATTTGGTCCATTTGCCTTTATGGCACGTCTTCGCAAAGAGACCTTTAGAAACCTGGGTGCTTCACTGAGCGCTCAAAGTGCTTATTTGCTCTCTCTTGGCTTGGAAACCATGGATCTGAGAGTCCAACGCAGCTGTAGCAATGCTTTGGCGGTGGCAAAACACCTTCAAAGCAAAACGGACGTCGTGAGCGTGGATTATCCATTTTTGGAAAATTCCCGCGCTTATGCCAATGCGTCCAAACAGTTCAGCGGTGGTGGTGCAATTGTCACCTTTAGTTTAGAAAATAAAGAGAAAGCTTATGCGTTTTTAAATGCTCTTGCCATCATTAAACGCGGAACTAACATTCAAGACAACAAATCGTTAGTGATTGCACCGTATCATACGATTTACGCGGAGTATACTGATGAACAAAAAGCTTCCTATGAACTAAATGAGGGCATGATTCGCCTCTCTGTGGGCATTGAAGACTTAGAAGATTTACTGGCCGACATTGACCAAGCCTTAGCACACTAA
- a CDS encoding sensor domain-containing diguanylate cyclase, with amino-acid sequence MRLKTKVVVIIAGLLLSVSITGSIINYMKNVQDTQAQLQNTSLPLSVDNIYTEIQQRMIEPLLVSSLMSHDTFLRDWLMDGEKDMDGIVRYLTEIQQKYDIFTTFLVSDKTKNYYHPRGLIDVVNKDNSADAWYFRFKDQSEPYEINLDHNANLSDTLIMFINYKVMNYKNEMIGVTGVGVRLLNIEKMLSSFKTKYKYDVYFVDQKGEITLFSQALNKRGNIANIDGLKSIKEAIYKGEQTQFEYKNKEGEYLLNTKYIEKLKLQLFVEIDKKEYLKELKKTFYANLAISLLVTLLVTLIIIYTINIYQKQLVKMASEDSLTGLANRRKFNEHFEKFYKLYKKGINSLTLMLIDIDDFKEVNDTFGHLVGDEALVRVAEILRVELRSSDMVARWGGEEFALLFVDVSSEKSVEIAQKICQAIREDKVLSSLLQRPLTVSIGVGHLSSLESQDGLVYKVDNALYEAKKAGKDQVIVA; translated from the coding sequence ATGCGATTAAAAACTAAAGTGGTTGTGATCATAGCTGGATTGCTTTTGAGTGTTTCTATTACAGGTTCTATTATCAATTACATGAAAAATGTCCAGGATACACAAGCGCAACTGCAAAATACTTCATTGCCGCTTTCGGTTGACAATATCTACACTGAGATTCAACAGCGTATGATTGAGCCTTTGCTTGTCTCTTCATTGATGTCTCATGATACTTTTTTGCGAGACTGGCTGATGGACGGCGAAAAAGATATGGATGGCATTGTTCGCTATCTTACGGAGATCCAACAGAAATATGATATTTTTACAACGTTTTTAGTTTCCGATAAAACAAAAAACTATTACCATCCTAGAGGGCTTATTGATGTTGTCAATAAGGATAACAGTGCCGATGCATGGTATTTTCGCTTTAAAGATCAATCAGAGCCTTATGAAATCAATCTGGATCATAATGCCAATTTAAGTGATACTTTAATCATGTTTATCAATTATAAAGTGATGAACTATAAAAATGAGATGATTGGTGTAACGGGTGTGGGTGTGCGGCTTCTCAACATTGAAAAGATGCTCAGCTCCTTTAAAACCAAATATAAATATGACGTCTACTTTGTCGATCAAAAAGGAGAGATAACGCTTTTCTCTCAAGCCCTCAATAAACGTGGCAATATTGCCAACATTGATGGGTTAAAAAGTATCAAAGAAGCTATTTATAAGGGTGAACAGACACAGTTTGAGTATAAAAATAAAGAGGGAGAGTACCTTCTAAATACCAAGTACATTGAAAAACTCAAATTGCAACTTTTTGTCGAAATTGACAAAAAAGAGTATCTTAAAGAGCTTAAGAAAACATTTTATGCCAATTTAGCGATTTCGCTTTTGGTGACCTTGTTGGTAACGCTCATTATTATTTATACGATCAATATTTATCAAAAACAGCTTGTTAAAATGGCAAGTGAAGATTCACTGACGGGACTTGCCAATCGAAGAAAATTTAATGAACATTTTGAAAAATTCTACAAGCTTTACAAAAAAGGGATCAATTCACTCACGCTTATGTTGATTGATATTGATGATTTTAAAGAGGTCAATGACACCTTTGGCCATCTTGTGGGCGATGAGGCTTTAGTGAGGGTTGCTGAAATTTTACGCGTGGAGCTTCGCTCTTCCGATATGGTAGCACGTTGGGGTGGAGAAGAGTTTGCACTGCTTTTCGTTGATGTGAGTTCTGAAAAGAGTGTTGAAATTGCACAGAAAATTTGCCAAGCTATTCGAGAGGACAAAGTGCTGAGTAGTCTTTTACAAAGACCTCTTACGGTGAGTATTGGGGTAGGACATCTTAGCAGTTTGGAGAGTCAAGATGGGTTGGTCTATAAAGTGGACAATGCACTCTATGAAGCTAAAAAAGCTGGCAAAGATCAAGTCATTGTTGCGTAA